Proteins from a genomic interval of Paenibacillus sp. RC334:
- a CDS encoding class I SAM-dependent methyltransferase — MSWNDPNVSKYPDTIALKIPGYAHLYEMTCRLITAQLEAQIRTEATDPNVLIIGAGGGQELITLGGQHAAWSFAAVDPSERMLDLARQRVAQAGIRSKISFVTGTLEELPGELLQEQPKEQSGKQTEELHAEPIYDAATCLLVLHFLHSLESKRALLQQISARLKPGAPFCLASINGNPQESAFSIQMQAWKSHMLDQGIPLEDWERFAASIGRESDPVSNTAIQGMLVDAGFTHITRYFGAFLVNAWFAVKGGEATHDKG; from the coding sequence ATGAGCTGGAACGATCCGAATGTAAGCAAGTACCCGGACACGATTGCTTTAAAAATACCGGGATATGCTCATCTGTATGAGATGACGTGCCGCTTGATAACCGCACAGCTTGAGGCTCAGATCCGCACGGAGGCGACGGATCCGAATGTACTGATTATCGGGGCTGGCGGCGGTCAGGAGCTGATTACACTCGGAGGACAACATGCGGCATGGTCTTTTGCGGCAGTTGATCCATCTGAACGCATGCTGGATTTGGCACGTCAGCGTGTGGCGCAAGCGGGCATAAGGTCAAAAATATCATTTGTCACAGGCACGTTGGAAGAGCTGCCCGGAGAACTACTCCAAGAACAGCCTAAGGAGCAGTCTGGAAAACAGACCGAAGAATTACACGCGGAGCCGATTTATGATGCTGCCACCTGCCTGCTGGTGCTTCATTTTCTTCACAGCTTGGAGAGCAAACGGGCATTGCTACAACAGATATCTGCTCGTCTCAAACCGGGCGCGCCTTTTTGCCTGGCCTCCATCAATGGAAATCCACAGGAGTCTGCCTTTTCCATTCAAATGCAGGCGTGGAAAAGCCATATGCTGGATCAGGGCATTCCTCTGGAGGATTGGGAGCGATTCGCTGCCTCCATTGGCCGTGAGTCAGACCCGGTGTCCAATACAGCAATACAGGGAATGCTGGTAGATGCAGGCTTTACCCATATCACCCGGTATTTTGGCGCTTTTTTAGTGAATGCGTGGTTTGCAGTTAAAGGGGGAGAAGCAACTCATGACAAAGGATAG